A part of Pseudomonas lutea genomic DNA contains:
- a CDS encoding methyl-accepting chemotaxis protein, which translates to MSAVTSLLRSRLLRPVFIALGIALLVQVLIAVALTRSTVTALEAELATRLGADSQRLSGELEQASRDVTSSLDGLSQSTRQRLSAGLSARLKDEQKQLRATLEKDLKDSATDMAELLAAVAPRAMWDGDTPTLSEFARRAQRNPNVLFVVYDDAQGEHLTRYLNRENESIKALLAKGEGERAMDKVLNAAQKDPSVYYVEASISPNGVEIGKVRMGVSTASVEENLAALDKRFIALIGSGDQLVSESLGGAAAESSSALRSRLQTAQASAAAMATNTRSAVQGAASTLRWRIGVGLSLVGLGVLVLLAIVLGRRVVLRLQLLNRALDDLAAGEGDLTKRVKLNSNDEIGDMAAAVNRFVDKLQPIVREAGDVAQQTGLEIGAMSKRNAGAGAAAELQRDEVAASLQALAQMADEAQAESQAMQAALQQVVDIRQATDENTRTSNQVGGLIEALAGQVETGAQVIERLALQSQQIEVVLEVIHGIAEQTNLLALNAAIEAARAGETGRGFAVVADEVRALASKTQSSTGDIQEHIAKLQSGAREAVATIGLAGRQAKEGLAVLKDSTRLQQSVQASVEQVHAAIGLATRAAEHQAQGAQAVRGRVEVIHAQAEKAAQAVVETTASGKTLDKLAAQLKASLGQFRA; encoded by the coding sequence GTGTCAGCCGTTACTTCTCTTCTGCGCAGCCGTTTGCTGCGCCCCGTGTTCATTGCTCTTGGAATTGCGCTTCTGGTGCAGGTCCTGATTGCCGTCGCCCTCACTCGGAGCACGGTTACCGCGCTTGAAGCTGAACTGGCGACGCGTCTGGGTGCGGATTCGCAGCGCTTGTCCGGCGAACTGGAGCAGGCGAGCCGCGATGTAACCTCCAGTCTTGACGGCTTATCGCAGAGTACGCGTCAGCGCCTGAGCGCCGGGCTTTCCGCACGCCTCAAGGACGAGCAAAAGCAGCTGCGCGCGACACTTGAGAAGGACCTCAAGGACTCGGCGACAGACATGGCCGAGTTACTGGCCGCCGTCGCGCCACGAGCCATGTGGGATGGTGATACGCCGACACTGTCTGAGTTCGCGCGCCGTGCGCAGCGCAATCCGAACGTTCTGTTTGTGGTGTATGACGATGCTCAGGGCGAGCACCTGACGCGTTATCTGAACCGCGAAAACGAGTCGATCAAGGCTTTGCTGGCCAAAGGCGAGGGCGAGCGTGCGATGGACAAAGTTCTGAACGCCGCCCAGAAAGATCCTTCGGTGTATTACGTCGAAGCATCAATCAGCCCTAACGGTGTCGAGATCGGCAAGGTGCGGATGGGTGTATCCACGGCGTCCGTTGAGGAAAACCTTGCGGCCCTGGACAAGCGATTTATTGCGCTGATCGGTAGCGGCGACCAGTTGGTATCTGAAAGCCTTGGCGGCGCTGCGGCGGAGAGTTCTTCTGCGTTGCGTTCGCGACTGCAAACGGCTCAGGCGTCCGCAGCTGCGATGGCGACCAATACCCGCTCTGCGGTGCAAGGCGCCGCAAGTACCCTGCGCTGGAGAATCGGCGTGGGCTTGTCTCTGGTCGGGTTGGGTGTCTTGGTTTTGCTGGCCATTGTGCTGGGGCGCCGCGTCGTGCTGCGCCTGCAGTTGCTCAATCGCGCGCTGGATGATCTGGCAGCGGGCGAGGGTGATCTGACCAAGCGGGTCAAACTCAATAGCAACGATGAAATCGGTGACATGGCTGCGGCCGTCAATCGCTTTGTCGACAAGCTGCAACCCATTGTTCGCGAGGCGGGCGACGTGGCTCAGCAGACGGGGCTGGAGATCGGCGCCATGAGCAAGCGCAATGCCGGTGCTGGCGCCGCGGCCGAGTTACAGCGCGATGAGGTAGCCGCCAGTCTTCAAGCGTTGGCGCAGATGGCAGACGAAGCGCAGGCCGAAAGCCAGGCGATGCAGGCCGCGCTTCAGCAGGTGGTCGATATCCGTCAAGCGACGGACGAAAACACACGAACCTCCAACCAGGTCGGCGGCCTGATCGAGGCGCTGGCCGGCCAGGTAGAGACCGGTGCTCAGGTAATCGAGCGATTGGCGTTGCAGAGCCAGCAGATTGAAGTGGTGCTGGAGGTGATCCATGGCATCGCCGAGCAGACCAACTTGCTCGCCCTCAACGCTGCTATTGAGGCTGCACGTGCCGGCGAAACTGGCCGAGGGTTTGCTGTCGTGGCCGACGAAGTCCGCGCCCTGGCCAGCAAGACGCAGAGTTCGACCGGGGATATCCAGGAGCACATCGCCAAACTGCAATCTGGCGCGCGCGAGGCGGTGGCGACAATCGGTCTGGCCGGGCGCCAGGCAAAAGAGGGGTTGGCGGTGTTAAAAGACAGTACCCGGTTGCAGCAGTCGGTGCAGGCTTCGGTCGAGCAGGTGCACGCGGCAATCGGTCTTGCCACCCGGGCGGCAGAGCATCAGGCTCAAGGTGCCCAGGCGGTGCGAGGTCGAGTCGAGGTCATTCACGCTCAGGCGGAAAAGGCCGCCCAGGCGGTTGTGGAAACGACCGCCAGCGGCAAGACGCTGGACAAGCTGGCTGCGCAACTGAAGGCAAGCCTTGGTCAGTTCCGCGCATAG
- a CDS encoding ATP phosphoribosyltransferase regulatory subunit, which translates to MATVDRWLLPDGIEEVLPPEAARIEVARRQVLDLFQSWGYEFVVTPHIEYLESLLTGAGQDLDLRTFKVVDPQSGRQMGFRADITPQVARIDAHTLRREGPSRLCYAGSVLHAQPRALSSSRSPIQLGAELYGDASPSSDVEVISLMLAMLQLADVPDVHMDLGHVGIYRGLARAAGLSGEVEQQLFDALQRKAIDEVIALTEGLPADLAGMLRALVDLCGDRTVLAQARDRLAAAPAPVIEALDDLQEIAERLSARFPELPLYFDLGELRGYHYHTGVVFAVFVPGVGQSIAQGGRYDDIGADFGRARPATGFSTDLKTLVTRGRAQIELPSGGIWMPDSTDAALWRKVCQLRADGQRVVQALPGQPVSAAKDADCDRQLIQQGEFWQVLPLAS; encoded by the coding sequence ATGGCAACGGTTGACCGCTGGCTGCTGCCGGATGGCATCGAAGAAGTACTGCCGCCGGAAGCTGCGCGCATTGAAGTCGCGCGTCGTCAGGTGCTGGATCTGTTTCAGAGCTGGGGCTACGAATTCGTCGTGACCCCGCACATCGAATACCTCGAATCACTGCTCACAGGTGCGGGCCAGGATCTGGATCTTCGCACCTTCAAGGTCGTCGATCCGCAATCGGGTCGGCAGATGGGCTTTCGCGCGGACATCACTCCGCAGGTCGCACGCATTGACGCACACACTCTGCGTCGCGAAGGCCCGAGCCGGCTCTGCTACGCTGGCAGCGTGTTGCATGCGCAGCCGCGTGCGCTGTCGTCTTCTCGCAGCCCGATCCAGCTAGGCGCCGAGCTGTACGGCGATGCAAGTCCGAGCAGTGACGTCGAGGTCATCAGTTTGATGCTGGCGATGCTGCAGTTGGCGGACGTTCCTGATGTCCACATGGATCTGGGGCACGTGGGAATCTACCGTGGCCTTGCTCGCGCTGCCGGCTTGTCTGGCGAAGTCGAGCAGCAGCTGTTTGATGCACTGCAGCGCAAAGCCATCGACGAGGTCATTGCGTTGACCGAAGGTCTACCCGCCGATTTGGCCGGCATGCTGCGGGCGCTGGTTGATCTGTGCGGTGACCGCACGGTGCTCGCCCAGGCGCGCGACCGTTTGGCGGCCGCGCCGGCGCCTGTCATTGAAGCGCTGGATGATCTGCAGGAAATTGCCGAACGCCTTTCGGCTCGTTTTCCTGAGCTACCGTTGTATTTTGACCTCGGCGAGTTGCGCGGCTACCACTACCACACGGGTGTGGTGTTCGCGGTATTCGTGCCGGGTGTCGGTCAGTCGATCGCTCAGGGCGGCCGTTACGATGACATCGGTGCCGATTTCGGTCGCGCCCGCCCGGCAACGGGCTTTTCCACTGATTTGAAGACTCTGGTGACGCGAGGTCGAGCGCAGATCGAGCTGCCATCGGGTGGTATCTGGATGCCCGACAGCACCGATGCAGCATTGTGGCGAAAGGTTTGCCAGCTGCGTGCCGACGGTCAACGTGTGGTCCAGGCGCTGCCAGGACAACCGGTTTCGGCGGCAAAAGACGCCGACTGCGACCGGCAATTGATTCAGCAAGGCGAGTTTTGGCAAGTACTGCCGCTGGCCTCTTGA
- a CDS encoding adenylosuccinate synthase → MGKNVVVLGTQWGDEGKGKIVDLLTEHATAVVRYQGGHNAGHTLVIDGEKTVLHLIPSGVLREGVQCLIGNGVVVAPDALMREITKLEEKGIPVRERLRISPSCPLILSYHVALDQAREKARGEHKIGTTGRGIGPAYEDKVARRGLRIGDLFHRERFAAKLGELLDYHNFVLVNYYKEPAIDFQKTLDECMEYAELLKPMMLDVTAVLHEMRRAGKDIMFEGAQGSLLDIDHGTYPYVTSSNTTAGGIATGSGMGPMYLDYILGITKAYTTRVGSGPFPTELFDDVGAFLAKRGHEFGATTGRARRCGWFDAVILRRAIDVNSISGICLTKLDVLDGLETINICVGYKNENGAVIDAPTDADSYIGLEPVYEEVPGWSESTLGAKTLEELPANARAYIKRLEELVGAPIDIISTGPDRNETIVLRHPFD, encoded by the coding sequence ATGGGTAAGAATGTCGTAGTCCTGGGCACCCAATGGGGTGATGAGGGCAAAGGCAAGATCGTTGATCTGCTGACCGAACATGCAACGGCGGTGGTGCGCTATCAAGGTGGCCACAACGCCGGCCACACGCTGGTGATCGACGGTGAAAAAACCGTCCTGCACCTGATCCCTTCCGGTGTACTGCGCGAAGGCGTGCAGTGCCTGATCGGTAACGGCGTGGTTGTCGCACCCGACGCCCTGATGCGTGAGATCACCAAACTGGAAGAGAAGGGTATTCCGGTGCGCGAGCGTCTGCGCATTAGCCCGTCCTGCCCTTTGATCCTTTCCTACCACGTGGCTCTGGATCAGGCGCGCGAAAAAGCCCGCGGCGAACACAAGATCGGTACGACCGGTCGCGGTATCGGCCCGGCTTACGAAGACAAGGTTGCGCGTCGTGGCCTGCGCATCGGTGATCTGTTCCACCGTGAGCGCTTCGCCGCCAAACTGGGCGAGTTGCTGGATTACCACAATTTCGTGCTGGTCAATTACTACAAAGAGCCGGCGATCGACTTCCAGAAGACACTCGACGAGTGCATGGAATACGCAGAGCTGCTCAAGCCGATGATGCTCGACGTGACGGCGGTGCTGCACGAAATGCGTCGTGCTGGCAAAGACATCATGTTCGAGGGTGCTCAGGGTTCGCTGCTTGATATTGACCACGGTACTTACCCGTACGTCACCAGTTCCAATACCACTGCGGGCGGCATCGCCACGGGTTCCGGCATGGGGCCGATGTACCTGGATTACATCCTGGGCATCACCAAGGCTTACACCACTCGAGTGGGTTCGGGTCCGTTTCCGACTGAGCTGTTCGACGATGTCGGCGCGTTTCTGGCCAAGCGTGGTCATGAGTTCGGTGCAACCACCGGGCGCGCCCGTCGCTGCGGCTGGTTCGATGCGGTTATCCTGCGCCGCGCCATCGACGTTAACAGCATCTCCGGCATCTGCCTGACCAAGCTTGACGTGCTGGACGGTCTTGAGACCATCAACATCTGCGTGGGTTACAAGAACGAAAACGGTGCAGTCATCGACGCACCGACCGACGCTGACAGCTACATCGGCCTGGAGCCCGTGTACGAAGAAGTGCCGGGTTGGTCCGAGTCCACGCTGGGTGCCAAGACGCTGGAAGAGCTTCCTGCCAACGCTCGTGCGTACATCAAGCGCCTTGAAGAACTGGTCGGCGCGCCAATCGACATTATTTCGACGGGCCCTGACCGCAACGAAACAATCGTTCTGCGTCACCCGTTCGATTGA